In Tribolium castaneum strain GA2 chromosome 4, icTriCast1.1, whole genome shotgun sequence, one DNA window encodes the following:
- the LOC654901 gene encoding G protein alpha q subunit isoform X5 — MTMQCCQSDEAREQKRINAEIEKQLRRDKRDARRELKLLLLGTGESGKSTFIKQMRIIHGAGYSDEDKRGFIKLVYQNIFMAMQSMIKAMDLLKIQYAESSSPGKAELIKSVDYETVTTFESPFVDAIKDLWNDAGIQECYDRRREYQLTDSAKYYLSDLERIRAPDYLPTEQDILRARAPTTGIIEYPFDLDSIIFRMVDVGGQRSERRKWIHCFENVTSIIFLVALSEYDQILFESENENRMEESKALFKTIITYPWFQHSSVILFLNKKDLLEEKIMYSHLVDYFPEYDGPKQDHISAREYILKVYLRENPDPERSCYSHFTTATDTENIKLVFCAVKDTIMQTALKEFNLA; from the exons ATGACCATGCAGTGTTGCCAGTCGGATGAGGCTAGGGAACAGAAACGCATCAACGCTGAAATCGAAAAACAACTCCGGCGAGATAAGCGAGATGCACGACGCGAACTCAAACTTTTGCTGCTGG GCACAGGAGAATCTGGCAAATCCACGTTCATTAAACAGATGCGAATCATTCATGGTGCTGGATACTCTGATGAAGACAAAAGGGGATTTATCAAACTGGTCTATCAGAACATCTTTATGGCCATGCAAAGCATGATCAAGGCTATGgatctattaaaaattcaatatgCCGAGTCTTCCAGTCCA ggAAAAGCCGAATTAATCAAGTCAGTCGATTACGAAACGGTAACAACATTCGAAAGTCCATTTGTAGACGCAATTAAAGATCTATGGAACGATGCCGGAATCCAGGAATGTTACGACCGCCGTAGAGAATACCAACTTACGGATTCTGCCAAATA CTATCTTAGCGACCTGGAGCGAATAAGAGCTCCTGATTATCTACCCACCGAGCAGGACATCCTCAGGGCGAGAGCGCCTACGACAGGAATCATTGAATATCCTTTTGATCTCGACTCCATTATTTTTAG AATGGTTGATGTTGGAGGACAAAGGTCCGAAAGAAGGAAATGGATTCACTGTTTTGAAAATGTAACATCTATCATATTTTTAGTAGCTTTAAGCGAATACGACCAGATTCTATTCGAATCCGAAAATGAG AATCGTATGGAAGAGTCGAAGGCACTCTTCAAAACCATCATAACATACCCATGGTTCCAGCACTCGTctgtcattttatttttaaacaaaaaggatctacttgaagaaaaaatcatGTATTCTCATCTTGTAGATTACTTTCCAGAATACGATG GACCGAAACAGGATCATATCTCGGCGAGAGAATACATTTTGAAAGTCTATTTGCGTGAAAATCCCGATCCTGAACGCAGTTGTTACTCTCATTTCACAACAGCAACAG ATACGGAAAACATTAAACTTGTGTTTTGTGCTGTCAAAGATACTATAATGCAGACGGCACTGAAAGAgtttaatttagcttaa
- the LOC654901 gene encoding guanine nucleotide-binding protein G(q) subunit alpha isoform X7, with protein sequence MTMQCCQSDEAREQKRINAEIEKQLRRDKRDARRELKLLLLGTGESGKSTFIKQMRIIHGAGYSDEDKRGFIKLVYQNIFMAMQSMIKAMDLLKIQYAESSSPGKAELIKSVDYETVTTFESPFVDAIKDLWNDAGIQECYDRRREYQLTDSAKYYLQEIDRVAAPDYLPTEQDILRVRVPTTGIIEYPFDLDEIRFSYLSDLERIRAPDYLPTEQDILRARAPTTGIIEYPFDLDSIIFRMVDVGGQRSERRKWIHCFENVTSIIFLVALSEYDQILFESENENRMEESKALFKTIITYPWFQHSSVILFLNKKDLLEEKIMYSHLVDYFPEYDGLQRDAIAAREFILRMFVDLNPDSEKIIYSHFTCATDTENIKLVFCAVKDTIMQTALKEFNLA encoded by the exons ATGACCATGCAGTGTTGCCAGTCGGATGAGGCTAGGGAACAGAAACGCATCAACGCTGAAATCGAAAAACAACTCCGGCGAGATAAGCGAGATGCACGACGCGAACTCAAACTTTTGCTGCTGG GCACAGGAGAATCTGGCAAATCCACGTTCATTAAACAGATGCGAATCATTCATGGTGCTGGATACTCTGATGAAGACAAAAGGGGATTTATCAAACTGGTCTATCAGAACATCTTTATGGCCATGCAAAGCATGATCAAGGCTATGgatctattaaaaattcaatatgCCGAGTCTTCCAGTCCA ggAAAAGCCGAATTAATCAAGTCAGTCGATTACGAAACGGTAACAACATTCGAAAGTCCATTTGTAGACGCAATTAAAGATCTATGGAACGATGCCGGAATCCAGGAATGTTACGACCGCCGTAGAGAATACCAACTTACGGATTCTGCCAAATA CTACTTGCAGGAGATAGACCGGGTCGCAGCGCCCGACTATCTGCCAACAGAGCAGGACATCTTGCGTGTGCGAGTGCCCACCACCGGCATCATAGAATATCCATTCGATCTGGACGAGATCAGGTTTAG CTATCTTAGCGACCTGGAGCGAATAAGAGCTCCTGATTATCTACCCACCGAGCAGGACATCCTCAGGGCGAGAGCGCCTACGACAGGAATCATTGAATATCCTTTTGATCTCGACTCCATTATTTTTAG AATGGTTGATGTTGGAGGACAAAGGTCCGAAAGAAGGAAATGGATTCACTGTTTTGAAAATGTAACATCTATCATATTTTTAGTAGCTTTAAGCGAATACGACCAGATTCTATTCGAATCCGAAAATGAG AATCGTATGGAAGAGTCGAAGGCACTCTTCAAAACCATCATAACATACCCATGGTTCCAGCACTCGTctgtcattttatttttaaacaaaaaggatctacttgaagaaaaaatcatGTATTCTCATCTTGTAGATTACTTTCCAGAATACGATG GCCTCCAACGAGATGCAATTGCAGCTAGGGAATTTATTCTCAGGATGTTTGTAGACCTCAATCCAGACagtgaaaaaatcatataCTCACACTTTACATGTGCAACag ATACGGAAAACATTAAACTTGTGTTTTGTGCTGTCAAAGATACTATAATGCAGACGGCACTGAAAGAgtttaatttagcttaa
- the LOC654901 gene encoding guanine nucleotide-binding protein G(q) subunit alpha isoform X4 codes for MTMQCCQSDEAREQKRINAEIEKQLRRDKRDARRELKLLLLGTGESGKSTFIKQMRIIHGAGYSDEDKRGFIKLVYQNIFMAMQSMIKAMDLLKIQYAESSSPGKAELIKSVDYETVTTFESPFVDAIKDLWNDAGIQECYDRRREYQLTDSAKYYLQEIDRVAAPDYLPTEQDILRVRVPTTGIIEYPFDLDEIRFRMVDVGGQRSERRKWIHCFENVTSIIFLVALSEYDQILFESENENRMEESKALFKTIITYPWFQHSSVILFLNKKDLLEEKIMYSHLVDYFPEYDGLQRDAIAAREFILRMFVDLNPDSEKIIYSHFTCATDTENIKFVFAAVKDTILQSNLREYNLV; via the exons ATGACCATGCAGTGTTGCCAGTCGGATGAGGCTAGGGAACAGAAACGCATCAACGCTGAAATCGAAAAACAACTCCGGCGAGATAAGCGAGATGCACGACGCGAACTCAAACTTTTGCTGCTGG GCACAGGAGAATCTGGCAAATCCACGTTCATTAAACAGATGCGAATCATTCATGGTGCTGGATACTCTGATGAAGACAAAAGGGGATTTATCAAACTGGTCTATCAGAACATCTTTATGGCCATGCAAAGCATGATCAAGGCTATGgatctattaaaaattcaatatgCCGAGTCTTCCAGTCCA ggAAAAGCCGAATTAATCAAGTCAGTCGATTACGAAACGGTAACAACATTCGAAAGTCCATTTGTAGACGCAATTAAAGATCTATGGAACGATGCCGGAATCCAGGAATGTTACGACCGCCGTAGAGAATACCAACTTACGGATTCTGCCAAATA CTACTTGCAGGAGATAGACCGGGTCGCAGCGCCCGACTATCTGCCAACAGAGCAGGACATCTTGCGTGTGCGAGTGCCCACCACCGGCATCATAGAATATCCATTCGATCTGGACGAGATCAGGTTTAG AATGGTTGATGTTGGAGGACAAAGGTCCGAAAGAAGGAAATGGATTCACTGTTTTGAAAATGTAACATCTATCATATTTTTAGTAGCTTTAAGCGAATACGACCAGATTCTATTCGAATCCGAAAATGAG AATCGTATGGAAGAGTCGAAGGCACTCTTCAAAACCATCATAACATACCCATGGTTCCAGCACTCGTctgtcattttatttttaaacaaaaaggatctacttgaagaaaaaatcatGTATTCTCATCTTGTAGATTACTTTCCAGAATACGATG GCCTCCAACGAGATGCAATTGCAGCTAGGGAATTTATTCTCAGGATGTTTGTAGACCTCAATCCAGACagtgaaaaaatcatataCTCACACTTTACATGTGCAACag ACACTGAGAATATAAAGTTTGTATTTGCGGCTGTCAAAGATACGATACTGCAGTCAAATCTCCGCGAGTACAATTTGGTTTAG
- the LOC654901 gene encoding G protein alpha q subunit isoform X6 — protein MTMQCCQSDEAREQKRINAEIEKQLRRDKRDARRELKLLLLGTGESGKSTFIKQMRIIHGAGYSDEDKRGFIKLVYQNIFMAMQSMIKAMDLLKIQYAESSSPGKAELIKSVDYETVTTFESPFVDAIKDLWNDAGIQECYDRRREYQLTDSAKYYLQEIDRVAAPDYLPTEQDILRVRVPTTGIIEYPFDLDEIRFRMVDVGGQRSERRKWIHCFENVTSIIFLVALSEYDQILFESENENRMEESKALFKTIITYPWFQHSSVILFLNKKDLLEEKIMYSHLVDYFPEYDGPKQDHISAREYILKVYLRENPDPERSCYSHFTTATDTENIKLVFCAVKDTIMQTALKEFNLA, from the exons ATGACCATGCAGTGTTGCCAGTCGGATGAGGCTAGGGAACAGAAACGCATCAACGCTGAAATCGAAAAACAACTCCGGCGAGATAAGCGAGATGCACGACGCGAACTCAAACTTTTGCTGCTGG GCACAGGAGAATCTGGCAAATCCACGTTCATTAAACAGATGCGAATCATTCATGGTGCTGGATACTCTGATGAAGACAAAAGGGGATTTATCAAACTGGTCTATCAGAACATCTTTATGGCCATGCAAAGCATGATCAAGGCTATGgatctattaaaaattcaatatgCCGAGTCTTCCAGTCCA ggAAAAGCCGAATTAATCAAGTCAGTCGATTACGAAACGGTAACAACATTCGAAAGTCCATTTGTAGACGCAATTAAAGATCTATGGAACGATGCCGGAATCCAGGAATGTTACGACCGCCGTAGAGAATACCAACTTACGGATTCTGCCAAATA CTACTTGCAGGAGATAGACCGGGTCGCAGCGCCCGACTATCTGCCAACAGAGCAGGACATCTTGCGTGTGCGAGTGCCCACCACCGGCATCATAGAATATCCATTCGATCTGGACGAGATCAGGTTTAG AATGGTTGATGTTGGAGGACAAAGGTCCGAAAGAAGGAAATGGATTCACTGTTTTGAAAATGTAACATCTATCATATTTTTAGTAGCTTTAAGCGAATACGACCAGATTCTATTCGAATCCGAAAATGAG AATCGTATGGAAGAGTCGAAGGCACTCTTCAAAACCATCATAACATACCCATGGTTCCAGCACTCGTctgtcattttatttttaaacaaaaaggatctacttgaagaaaaaatcatGTATTCTCATCTTGTAGATTACTTTCCAGAATACGATG GACCGAAACAGGATCATATCTCGGCGAGAGAATACATTTTGAAAGTCTATTTGCGTGAAAATCCCGATCCTGAACGCAGTTGTTACTCTCATTTCACAACAGCAACAG ATACGGAAAACATTAAACTTGTGTTTTGTGCTGTCAAAGATACTATAATGCAGACGGCACTGAAAGAgtttaatttagcttaa
- the LOC654901 gene encoding guanine nucleotide-binding protein G(q) subunit alpha isoform X1 gives MTMQCCQSDEAREQKRINAEIEKQLRRDKRDARRELKLLLLGTGESGKSTFIKQMRIIHGAGYSDEDKRGFIKLVYQNIFMAMQSMIKAMDLLKIQYAESSSPGKAELIKSVDYETVTTFESPFVDAIKDLWNDAGIQECYDRRREYQLTDSAKYYLQEIDRVAAPDYLPTEQDILRVRVPTTGIIEYPFDLDEIRFSYLSDLERIRAPDYLPTEQDILRARAPTTGIIEYPFDLDSIIFRMVDVGGQRSERRKWIHCFENVTSIIFLVALSEYDQILFESENENRMEESKALFKTIITYPWFQHSSVILFLNKKDLLEEKIMYSHLVDYFPEYDGLQRDAIAAREFILRMFVDLNPDSEKIIYSHFTCATDTENIKFVFAAVKDTILQSNLREYNLV, from the exons ATGACCATGCAGTGTTGCCAGTCGGATGAGGCTAGGGAACAGAAACGCATCAACGCTGAAATCGAAAAACAACTCCGGCGAGATAAGCGAGATGCACGACGCGAACTCAAACTTTTGCTGCTGG GCACAGGAGAATCTGGCAAATCCACGTTCATTAAACAGATGCGAATCATTCATGGTGCTGGATACTCTGATGAAGACAAAAGGGGATTTATCAAACTGGTCTATCAGAACATCTTTATGGCCATGCAAAGCATGATCAAGGCTATGgatctattaaaaattcaatatgCCGAGTCTTCCAGTCCA ggAAAAGCCGAATTAATCAAGTCAGTCGATTACGAAACGGTAACAACATTCGAAAGTCCATTTGTAGACGCAATTAAAGATCTATGGAACGATGCCGGAATCCAGGAATGTTACGACCGCCGTAGAGAATACCAACTTACGGATTCTGCCAAATA CTACTTGCAGGAGATAGACCGGGTCGCAGCGCCCGACTATCTGCCAACAGAGCAGGACATCTTGCGTGTGCGAGTGCCCACCACCGGCATCATAGAATATCCATTCGATCTGGACGAGATCAGGTTTAG CTATCTTAGCGACCTGGAGCGAATAAGAGCTCCTGATTATCTACCCACCGAGCAGGACATCCTCAGGGCGAGAGCGCCTACGACAGGAATCATTGAATATCCTTTTGATCTCGACTCCATTATTTTTAG AATGGTTGATGTTGGAGGACAAAGGTCCGAAAGAAGGAAATGGATTCACTGTTTTGAAAATGTAACATCTATCATATTTTTAGTAGCTTTAAGCGAATACGACCAGATTCTATTCGAATCCGAAAATGAG AATCGTATGGAAGAGTCGAAGGCACTCTTCAAAACCATCATAACATACCCATGGTTCCAGCACTCGTctgtcattttatttttaaacaaaaaggatctacttgaagaaaaaatcatGTATTCTCATCTTGTAGATTACTTTCCAGAATACGATG GCCTCCAACGAGATGCAATTGCAGCTAGGGAATTTATTCTCAGGATGTTTGTAGACCTCAATCCAGACagtgaaaaaatcatataCTCACACTTTACATGTGCAACag ACACTGAGAATATAAAGTTTGTATTTGCGGCTGTCAAAGATACGATACTGCAGTCAAATCTCCGCGAGTACAATTTGGTTTAG
- the LOC654901 gene encoding guanine nucleotide-binding protein G(q) subunit alpha isoform X3, producing MTMQCCQSDEAREQKRINAEIEKQLRRDKRDARRELKLLLLGTGESGKSTFIKQMRIIHGAGYSDEDKRGFIKLVYQNIFMAMQSMIKAMDLLKIQYAESSSPGKAELIKSVDYETVTTFESPFVDAIKDLWNDAGIQECYDRRREYQLTDSAKYYLSDLERIRAPDYLPTEQDILRARAPTTGIIEYPFDLDSIIFRMVDVGGQRSERRKWIHCFENVTSIIFLVALSEYDQILFESENENRMEESKALFKTIITYPWFQHSSVILFLNKKDLLEEKIMYSHLVDYFPEYDGLQRDAIAAREFILRMFVDLNPDSEKIIYSHFTCATDTENIKFVFAAVKDTILQSNLREYNLV from the exons ATGACCATGCAGTGTTGCCAGTCGGATGAGGCTAGGGAACAGAAACGCATCAACGCTGAAATCGAAAAACAACTCCGGCGAGATAAGCGAGATGCACGACGCGAACTCAAACTTTTGCTGCTGG GCACAGGAGAATCTGGCAAATCCACGTTCATTAAACAGATGCGAATCATTCATGGTGCTGGATACTCTGATGAAGACAAAAGGGGATTTATCAAACTGGTCTATCAGAACATCTTTATGGCCATGCAAAGCATGATCAAGGCTATGgatctattaaaaattcaatatgCCGAGTCTTCCAGTCCA ggAAAAGCCGAATTAATCAAGTCAGTCGATTACGAAACGGTAACAACATTCGAAAGTCCATTTGTAGACGCAATTAAAGATCTATGGAACGATGCCGGAATCCAGGAATGTTACGACCGCCGTAGAGAATACCAACTTACGGATTCTGCCAAATA CTATCTTAGCGACCTGGAGCGAATAAGAGCTCCTGATTATCTACCCACCGAGCAGGACATCCTCAGGGCGAGAGCGCCTACGACAGGAATCATTGAATATCCTTTTGATCTCGACTCCATTATTTTTAG AATGGTTGATGTTGGAGGACAAAGGTCCGAAAGAAGGAAATGGATTCACTGTTTTGAAAATGTAACATCTATCATATTTTTAGTAGCTTTAAGCGAATACGACCAGATTCTATTCGAATCCGAAAATGAG AATCGTATGGAAGAGTCGAAGGCACTCTTCAAAACCATCATAACATACCCATGGTTCCAGCACTCGTctgtcattttatttttaaacaaaaaggatctacttgaagaaaaaatcatGTATTCTCATCTTGTAGATTACTTTCCAGAATACGATG GCCTCCAACGAGATGCAATTGCAGCTAGGGAATTTATTCTCAGGATGTTTGTAGACCTCAATCCAGACagtgaaaaaatcatataCTCACACTTTACATGTGCAACag ACACTGAGAATATAAAGTTTGTATTTGCGGCTGTCAAAGATACGATACTGCAGTCAAATCTCCGCGAGTACAATTTGGTTTAG
- the LOC654901 gene encoding G protein alpha q subunit isoform X2 → MTMQCCQSDEAREQKRINAEIEKQLRRDKRDARRELKLLLLGTGESGKSTFIKQMRIIHGAGYSDEDKRGFIKLVYQNIFMAMQSMIKAMDLLKIQYAESSSPGKAELIKSVDYETVTTFESPFVDAIKDLWNDAGIQECYDRRREYQLTDSAKYYLQEIDRVAAPDYLPTEQDILRVRVPTTGIIEYPFDLDEIRFSYLSDLERIRAPDYLPTEQDILRARAPTTGIIEYPFDLDSIIFRMVDVGGQRSERRKWIHCFENVTSIIFLVALSEYDQILFESENENRMEESKALFKTIITYPWFQHSSVILFLNKKDLLEEKIMYSHLVDYFPEYDGPKQDHISAREYILKVYLRENPDPERSCYSHFTTATDTENIKLVFCAVKDTIMQTALKEFNLA, encoded by the exons ATGACCATGCAGTGTTGCCAGTCGGATGAGGCTAGGGAACAGAAACGCATCAACGCTGAAATCGAAAAACAACTCCGGCGAGATAAGCGAGATGCACGACGCGAACTCAAACTTTTGCTGCTGG GCACAGGAGAATCTGGCAAATCCACGTTCATTAAACAGATGCGAATCATTCATGGTGCTGGATACTCTGATGAAGACAAAAGGGGATTTATCAAACTGGTCTATCAGAACATCTTTATGGCCATGCAAAGCATGATCAAGGCTATGgatctattaaaaattcaatatgCCGAGTCTTCCAGTCCA ggAAAAGCCGAATTAATCAAGTCAGTCGATTACGAAACGGTAACAACATTCGAAAGTCCATTTGTAGACGCAATTAAAGATCTATGGAACGATGCCGGAATCCAGGAATGTTACGACCGCCGTAGAGAATACCAACTTACGGATTCTGCCAAATA CTACTTGCAGGAGATAGACCGGGTCGCAGCGCCCGACTATCTGCCAACAGAGCAGGACATCTTGCGTGTGCGAGTGCCCACCACCGGCATCATAGAATATCCATTCGATCTGGACGAGATCAGGTTTAG CTATCTTAGCGACCTGGAGCGAATAAGAGCTCCTGATTATCTACCCACCGAGCAGGACATCCTCAGGGCGAGAGCGCCTACGACAGGAATCATTGAATATCCTTTTGATCTCGACTCCATTATTTTTAG AATGGTTGATGTTGGAGGACAAAGGTCCGAAAGAAGGAAATGGATTCACTGTTTTGAAAATGTAACATCTATCATATTTTTAGTAGCTTTAAGCGAATACGACCAGATTCTATTCGAATCCGAAAATGAG AATCGTATGGAAGAGTCGAAGGCACTCTTCAAAACCATCATAACATACCCATGGTTCCAGCACTCGTctgtcattttatttttaaacaaaaaggatctacttgaagaaaaaatcatGTATTCTCATCTTGTAGATTACTTTCCAGAATACGATG GACCGAAACAGGATCATATCTCGGCGAGAGAATACATTTTGAAAGTCTATTTGCGTGAAAATCCCGATCCTGAACGCAGTTGTTACTCTCATTTCACAACAGCAACAG ATACGGAAAACATTAAACTTGTGTTTTGTGCTGTCAAAGATACTATAATGCAGACGGCACTGAAAGAgtttaatttagcttaa